AGCAAAATGGGAGAAAGGATACTCCTTACTCAAGGAGTCTACTTCAAACAAATGATTATCAATGTCTTTTTCTGAAAAATAAGTTTTCTCTACAATCTTGGCAAACTCAGCAATGGAGTCAGGAGACCGTTTTCGATAATACTTGTCCTTTCTTTCGGCTCCAGAGCCGGCGGTAAAGATTACTGGATGCGAATAGACTACGGATTCTATAAGCTCCAAATAGGAAGCTTCTATCATATTGGACAAAATCACCCTGTTCTCCAACGACGACCAAACACTGGCTCCGTTTTGACATCCTAACAAATAAGGAACCTTAATATCTGATAAAATTTCTCTAGCATAAGAGAAAAATCTACCTGTGATAAAGAAAATGTCCCAATTATTTTTGTGCAATCTGTGGATAGCTTCACAAACTTCCGGCTCTAAACTTTTTGTCCCCACCGTAATCGTGCCATCAATATCCGTAACCATCAATTTTTTCATACACTTCTCCCCAAGTACCATTTAATTCCCTTCTGCCACCGGCTTTAAAAACTAGCAACTAGCAAACTCTATCCTTGTCCTTTTTTCAAAGGCTTGCTTATGATCCGGTTATTTAGTTAATGCACCTTTAAAACCATTATGTCGAGAAATATACTTTCCTTTTTTGTGAACAGTGCCGTTGATATGGCCGAAACTGCTCAAGAAGCCCCTTTAAAAGAATTTCTTCCTTTAAATATGCGCTCAGAGTTATTCAAAATGCTGTTTTCTCTTGTTATACTCTTAGGAGCCTTTGGCGTTTGCATTTGGGCCTTTAAAAAGCTTTTACGTAATAAAACCTCAAGGTTAGGATCTTCTTCAGCCATAAAAATTTTAGACAAACGCGCACTTACGCCTAAGTCCTCTATCTACCTTGTTGAGGTGGCCAATAAAGTCCTCATTCTTTCTGAGTCTAATGACTCCATTTCCTTGCTTTCAGAGTTTCCACCCAATACTGACATCCTAGAACTGATGAAATCCCGGAAAGACTCTCAGCCTCAATTATCGCCCAAAGACTTCATTTTAAAAGCCATCCAAACAAAAAAACCACCTCAAGAATCACCCAGAAATACTCCTATTCCCTAAAACCTTGCAGTAGCAATAGTTTTAATGAATTCCATCATTGTCAGTACGTCATTTCCTTATCTTGAATAATTATATTCCATGAAGTTACACTGAGCCCTTATGAGCGACCAGAGAAAAATAAGAAGGAACGGCTAAATTATGACATGGATCCTTAATCAAAATAACCTAATAAGCTTTCTAAAGGAAAACAATTTTACTCCTTTTGAGGAAACTACCAGCCGGCTTTCTTATATTAACTTAAATGCCGATGATCACGAGATCCCTTTATTTTTTGTCATTCGTAACGAAGGAGAGATTTTACAGTTAATTGCTTATCTCCCCTTCCATTTAAAGGATTCTGAAACCCAAGCTACAGCTCGTTTGCTACATCTTTTAAATAGGGATCTAGACATACCTGGGTTTGGTATGGATGAAGAGCAAGGCCTTATGTTCTATAGATTAGTTGTCCCATGTCTCAACAAGCAGATAGATAGCAAACTTCTGCTGGTGTATATTAATACTGTCCAACTCGCTTGCGACAGCTTCTCTCACGCTATAGGGTTAATTTCTTCTGGATCTATGAATCTGGATGAGTTACAGCGAGAGGTAAGAAAGGAAAATCATCCTAAATAAGTTCGTCTATGACCCTCCATTTTATCTTTTATGACACTGAAACTACGGGAACAAACGTAGAAAAAGACCGAGTGATCGAAATAGCTGCCTACAATCCAGAAACTGATGAGTCATTTGTCTCTTACGTGAACCCAGGAATTGTGATTCCTCAAGAAGCCTCCAACATTCATGGAATCACTAACGAAGTTGTGGAGCAAGCTCCGGAATTTCCCGTTGTTATAGAATCGTTCATAAATTTTTGCGGCGGAGATGCCGTGCTAGTGGCTCACAATAATGACAGCTTCGATCTGCCCTTACTTGAGAGCGAGTGTCTAAGACACTCTATCTCCCTACCCAAATATGCCTCTATAGACTCCCTGAAATGGGCAAAAAAATACCGCCCTGACCTTCCTAAACACAACTTGCAATATTTGAGGCAAGTGTACGGTTTTTCAGAAAATAGAGCCCACAGGGCTTTGGATGACGTGATTATCCTGCACAAAGTCTTCTCTGCAATGGTTGGGGATCTCTCTCCTTCTGCAATTATAAACTTATTAGCGGGAAACACCAATCCTAAGATGTTCAAAATGCCTTTTGGAAAGTACAAGGGGAAAAAATTGACAGAAGTCCCGGCTTCTTATATCCAGTGGCTTCAGGATCAAGGTGTTTTTGAAAAACCTGAAAATAAAGAAATCAAACTTGCAGTTGAGGCGCTTAATTTATGACAACAACTGATAATACATTGTCTGCCGCCTTCTCCCCTTGCCCCAACGATATTTTCCTGTTCCGCTCTTTTCTCAGGAAAGAAGAGGGATTCGATATCTTATCTGATGCTATCCAGGCTGATATTGATGCCCTGAACAGTATGGCTTCTCGACACGAAATTCCTCTGTTAAAAATCTCTGCAGCTCACTATCCCTCCGTAATAAAGAACTACCAGATGCTGCCAGTAGGGGCTGCCGTGGGATTTTCCTGCGGCCCTTTATTAGTGACTAAAGCTTCTACTCCTCAATCTGATATCAAGTCCGTTGCTGTTCCCGGAATACACACTACTGCTGCTGCTTTGGTACGTATTTTTTATCCGTCACTAAAACTACTTGTCGTCCCCTATGACAAGATCTTGTATGCCATTGAAGAAAATATTGTTCATTCAGGGGTGATTATTCATGAAAGCAGGTTCTCTTATGATAAGAGCACTTTCTGCGTTGTTGAAGATTTAGGATTGAAATGGGAAAGGTTAACCTCTCTTCCCGTTCCTTTAGGATGCTTGGTAATATCCAGAAAAGTTTCAGAGTCTGAACGACTTTTGATCACCAAACTACTGCAAATATCCCTAAACCAATCTTTAAATCAAAAAAAAGAAGACGCTATATCACTCGCTCTCGAATACGCCAAAGAGAATGATCCCTCAATTATAGAAAGGTTTTCAGAAGTTTATATCTCCCAAGAAACTCTTATTCTTTCTCCTATAGGGGAGAAGGCCTTTACCAAGTTATGGGACCATACCTCTTCTCTTACCAAATGAAAAACTCGGAATAGACCGTATTATGTCCCATTATCTTGTTATTGTTGCCGATATAAGAGAAATTCAGGCCTTTCTAGAAGCTGAGGAGGCTATCCCCATACATGACAACGTATACCGAATATCTTTTGACTCATTCTCTGTTGACATTCTCATAGCTGGGTGGGGAATGGACGTCGCTGTTAGCACTGTTAAACAATGGCTAAAACGATCAGATATTTTTTATGATTTTTGGATCAACATAGGCATAGCCGGAGTTTCTTCACAGCAGAAAGCCTTGAGTGAAACTTATTCCATAGCAACTGTAAAGAAAATTATAGACCGTTCCTCTTTCCCCTCCAGTTACGCAGAGAAAAATCTACTCCCCTCTATAGACCAAAGTACAAAAAACTTATGGATTATTGATCCTTTAACTCCTCAGATTTCTCCTCGTCACCTTTCTATTTTTCCATCGGCATCCTTATACACAGCTTCAAAACCAGTAAATGACGGGCTTAATGATTCTTTTGAACTAATAGATATGGAAGGCTATGGTCTAGCTGCGCTCGCCAAAGATATTGGAGTTTCTATAACGTTAATCAAAATTACTTCAGACTACGCGAACGCCGCAGCAAGTCTATTTATTTATATACACCTGCCAGAACTGTCAGAAAAAATCAAAAAGAGCCTGCACCAGGCTTTATTCTTCTTAGAA
This sequence is a window from Chlamydiifrater volucris. Protein-coding genes within it:
- the fliO gene encoding flagellar biosynthetic protein FliO, with amino-acid sequence MNSAVDMAETAQEAPLKEFLPLNMRSELFKMLFSLVILLGAFGVCIWAFKKLLRNKTSRLGSSSAIKILDKRALTPKSSIYLVEVANKVLILSESNDSISLLSEFPPNTDILELMKSRKDSQPQLSPKDFILKAIQTKKPPQESPRNTPIP
- a CDS encoding MqnA/MqnD/SBP family protein, giving the protein MTTTDNTLSAAFSPCPNDIFLFRSFLRKEEGFDILSDAIQADIDALNSMASRHEIPLLKISAAHYPSVIKNYQMLPVGAAVGFSCGPLLVTKASTPQSDIKSVAVPGIHTTAAALVRIFYPSLKLLVVPYDKILYAIEENIVHSGVIIHESRFSYDKSTFCVVEDLGLKWERLTSLPVPLGCLVISRKVSESERLLITKLLQISLNQSLNQKKEDAISLALEYAKENDPSIIERFSEVYISQETLILSPIGEKAFTKLWDHTSSLTK
- a CDS encoding putative quorum-sensing-regulated virulence factor, whose translation is MTLHFIFYDTETTGTNVEKDRVIEIAAYNPETDESFVSYVNPGIVIPQEASNIHGITNEVVEQAPEFPVVIESFINFCGGDAVLVAHNNDSFDLPLLESECLRHSISLPKYASIDSLKWAKKYRPDLPKHNLQYLRQVYGFSENRAHRALDDVIILHKVFSAMVGDLSPSAIINLLAGNTNPKMFKMPFGKYKGKKLTEVPASYIQWLQDQGVFEKPENKEIKLAVEALNL
- a CDS encoding HAD-IIB family hydrolase, whose amino-acid sequence is MKKLMVTDIDGTITVGTKSLEPEVCEAIHRLHKNNWDIFFITGRFFSYAREILSDIKVPYLLGCQNGASVWSSLENRVILSNMIEASYLELIESVVYSHPVIFTAGSGAERKDKYYRKRSPDSIAEFAKIVEKTYFSEKDIDNHLFEVDSLSKEYPFSHFAAAKVMGKKEDVEKVYNELFDHPVIGKELMVTLIRWPFDHRYALVHITHGSASKGKVLDTVVENLYEGKKPFIMSSGDDANDIDLIDRGDFKIVMSSAPAHMHSQADFLAPPASSLGILAAWEEGEARYAERCKETV
- a CDS encoding YbjN domain-containing protein — translated: MMTWILNQNNLISFLKENNFTPFEETTSRLSYINLNADDHEIPLFFVIRNEGEILQLIAYLPFHLKDSETQATARLLHLLNRDLDIPGFGMDEEQGLMFYRLVVPCLNKQIDSKLLLVYINTVQLACDSFSHAIGLISSGSMNLDELQREVRKENHPK